A part of Crassostrea angulata isolate pt1a10 chromosome 5, ASM2561291v2, whole genome shotgun sequence genomic DNA contains:
- the LOC128184484 gene encoding uncharacterized protein LOC128184484 isoform X4 produces the protein MAQKEDGSHHASYDDLHMIHDLPPHERSPTHRETKSLHDLHLAVKNSEDKRVTEFLTSDESQIRAPSKGKTTKTDNVADSEFESTGVPLQIQDEAAVLGDVGGGHSNDSSQTEVGESPRLLLVSTKIRNSIYFRHSIKPSVIFVQYKYDSMTTDGILALVNQTLNERKVDSIALMMSCCGPNIQISGKDDKVASKDTVCENQQVKDFFLTLVTSHLNFDIDCPHIDFLACNAVLHPDGLAIIKELENLTKVKVTMSRDIAGNDSKQSSSENKINVGKLYFRMEKLRGLSGNNQQSLAGFEKIQTVGKGAYGAAVLYRKKDDDSLVILKEINMHDLNAAERQLALNEVSILAMLDHPNIISYYDSFEEDGVLMIEIEYADGGTLAQKLAAMATKDKNIEEKEVLQIFQQIVAAIRHIHELNILHRDLKTANIFLTKEGVVKVGDFGISKMLSSANKGANTVLGTPYYISPEMCEGKPYNDKSDIWALGCILYEMACLQKTFEGSNLPALVNKIMKGQFAPVKGNYSEEFKSLIMDMLKQDPDERPSANEIMYTRLPELLNRFEDPDTDEELSLSQGNVNDPKSKKKLRSVFFYFESCTASMTPIELPPKIKIRHAAVGEDHVIVVTTEKQVYSWGSGDKGQLGHGNTESKMKPELVQSLNGKSISRACCGEGFSIFASDNGIVLTCGDGTSGCLGHGDTLSCYRPRLIETLLSLDVIAISCGSKHVVVVGSEGEVLTWGCGADGRLGLGTEDNHCQPQELRIEEPVVIRDVFCGVDGTMFLTDVGSVYACGSNSDNKLGLNNRQGFIMAMKNIFTKTEVEGSNVPTPVRALARHRVLGISMGVCHTAVIVEPGHIYTFGKNSEGQLGIGDTKPSRAPVEVKAMLESVRVQCGNHYTVCSTTSNELYYWGLRNKTPVQTYLQDNDSKSSTTDSFVNNNDLRLESVTPRSGTTKASHSRQPSLTSVTSATSNKDSMHGSQSSVQGEIEREAVTLMKSPAHRRQTSIDSVASIASLTDSGLPSSTANTPQETTPQGPMGFRPLSSVRKRTPSEGSLKPESEHGPPDNSEIIFPPMHLMKILKSGDEMLTISGFFCHGENLFIQMETTAPPPRRKKRKKIGIRKRFSGNTLNVPAETQALYTASSREGGDEYSSEASEIDTQGTVPAWIKNELRFSEQESKDDGNEADDTSDQSDDTLHRRVVDSSMSNIQINKNLAPNPGIIEISPRDKKKEQTNEPSSTNTSKLVKVQDFSRRSISTNSTESEIDCSTDNGSKKVGDSVGLRKSSQPTAKKPPQNRLPPGPQRPVIRGKGQTRTRGNDLSWKEKLAARGFVSDVTVKRKQEALQNELEITREEKKKAEEKLREMEEEHKYQREMEKRELERRAQEREKNLEAQIQMLKQQLESHCSQLQDNQKLLTSLQSELTKVKGRNHSNPDKDSRVCAVM, from the exons tctcCTActcacagagaaacaaagtccTTGCATGACCTGCATCTTGCTGTCAAAAACTCGGAGGACAAAAGAGTGACAGAATTTCTCACCTCTGATGAGTCACAAATCAGAGCTCCATCAAAGGGAAAGACCACCAAAACAGACAAT GTAGCTGACTCTGAATTTGAGAGCACAGGTGTTCCCCTTCAAATTCAGGATGAGGCTGCTGTACTGGGGGATGTTGGGGGAGGACATTCCAATGACTCCTCCCAGACTGAGGTCGGGGAATCCCCCAGGTTACTGCTAGTGTCCACCAAAATCAGGAACAGTATCTACTTTCGACACAGTATCAAGCCAAGTGTTATCTTTGTCCAGTACAAGTATGACTCCATGACAACAGATGGAATTCTGG CCCTTGTGAATCAGACTCTGAATGAAAGGAAAGTGGACAGCATTGCCCTGATGATGAGCTGCTGTGGTCCTAACATCCAGATCTCTGGCAAGGATGACAAA GTTGCCTCGAAGGACACGGTATGTGAGAACCAGCAGGTCAAGGACTTTTTCCTAACCTTGGTGACCTCCCACTTGAACTTTGACATTGACTGTCCACACATAGACTTCCTGGCTTGTAACGCTGTCCTTCATCCAGACGGTCTTGCTATCATCAAGGAGCTGGAAAACCTCACAAAA GTCAAGGTTACCATGTCTCGAGATATAGCAGGAAATGACAGCAAGCAGAGTAGCTCCGAGAACAAAAT TAATGTGGGAAAGTTATACTTTCGAATGGAGAAGCTGAGAGGTTTAAGTGGAAACAATCAACAGTCATTGGCAGGGTTTGAGAAAATTCAGACTGTAGGAAAAG gTGCCTATGGTGCAGCAGTACTGTACAGAAAGAAAGACGACGACTCACTGGTCATACTGAAGGAAATCAACATGCACGACCTGAACGCAGCGGAGCGACAGCTGGCGCTGAATGAG GTGTCCATTCTCGCCATGCTGGACCACCCAAACATCATCAGCTACTACGACAGTTTTGAGGAAGATGGAGTTCTCATGATTGAGATTGAGTATGCTGATGGAGG aactCTTGCTCAAAAGCTTGCTGCCATGGCAACCAAGGACAAGAACATAGAAGAGAAGGaggttttacaaatatttcagcAGATTGTGGCGGCCATTAGACACATTCATGAACTCAACATACTCCACAG AGACCTTAAAACGGCCAATATTTTCCTGACCAAAGAGGGAGTGGTGAAAGTTGGAGACTTTGGGATATCAAAGATGTTGAGCTCGGCAAACAAGGGAGCTAACACCGTGTTAGGAACCCCCTACTACATCAGTCCAGAAATG TGTGAAGGGAAGCCATACAATGATAAATCCGACATTTGGGCATTAGGCTGTATATTGTATGAAATGGCCTGTCTGCAGAAAACGTTTGAGGGATCTAATCTACCAGCTCTGGTCAACAAGATCATGAAG GGACAATTTGCACCTGTCAAAGGTAACTACAGTGAGGAGTTCAAGTCCCTGATCATGGATATGTTAAAACAAGACCCTGATGAGAGGCCGTCAGCCAATGAAATCATGTATACCAGGCTCCCTGAG CTGTTGAACAGGTTTGAGGATCCTGACACAGACGAAGAACTAAGTCTGTCCCAGGGAAATGTTAATGATCCAAAGTCCAAGAAAAAGCTCAG GTCTGTGTTTTTCTACTTTGAGAGCTGCACAGCTTCCATGACGCCAATAGAACTTCCTCCAAAGATTAAAATCCGACAT GCTGCAGTGGGTGAAGATCATGTGATTGTTGTCACCACAGAGAAACAAGTCTACTCTTGGGGGTCAGGGGACAAAGGTCAACTGGGTCACGGGAATACGGAGAGTAAAATGAAACCAGAGCTGGTTCAGTCGCTGAATGGCAAATCCATATCAAG GGCTTGCTGTGGGGAGGGTTTCAGTATATTTGCCAGTGACAATGGCATTGTTCTGACCTGTGGGGATGGGACCAGTGGTTGCCTTGGACATGGGGACACCCTCTCCTGTTACAGACCGCGCCTCATTGAGACCCTGCTCAG TTTGGATGTGATCGCTATCTCCTGTGGCAGTAAGCATGTCGTTGTGGTGGGCAGTGAGGGAGAGGTTCTGACCTGGGGGTGTGGGGCTGACGGACGTCTCGGGCTGGGCACCGAGGACAACCA CTGCCAGCCCCAGGAGCTGAGGATTGAGGAGCCAGTGGTGATCAGGGACGTATTCTGTGGGGTGGACGGTACTATGTTCCTGACGGACGTGGGGAGTGTGTATGCCTGCGGTAGTAATTCGGACAACAAACTCGGCCTCAACAACAGACAGGGCTTTATCATGGCCATGAAGAATATCTTCACTAAG ACAGAGGTCGAGGGGTCAAATGTCCCGACCCCGGTGAGGGCGTTGGCCAGACATCGAGTACTGGGGATTTCTATGGGAGTGTGTCACACCGCCGTCATTGTGGAGCCCGGTCACATCTATACCTTCGGTAAAAACAGTGAGGGTCAGCTGGGGATTGGTGACACAAAACCCTCGCGGGCCCCAGTGGAGGTCAAGGCCATGTTGGAGAGTGTG AGGGTACAGTGTGGGAACCATTACACAGTGTGTAGCACCACCTCCAACGAGCTGTATTACTGGGGACTCAGGAATAAGACTCCAGTACAGACATACTTACAGGACAATGACTCCAAGTCCAGCACCACCGACAGCTTTGTCAACAACAATGACCTTCGACTGGAGAGCGTGACCCCGAGGTCAGGGACCACCAAGGCCAGTCACTCCCGCCAGCCCAGCCTGACCAGTGTGACGAGCGCCACCAGTAATAAGGATTCCATGCACG GGTCCCAGTCATCAGTTCAAGGTGAAATTGAAAGGGAGGCTGTCACTCTGATGAAGAGCCCCGCCCACCGGCGTCAGACCAGTATAGACAGCGTGGCAAGCATAGCGAGTTTGACTGATAGCGGTCTCCCCAGCTCCACTGCCAACACCCCCCAGGAGACCACACCCCAGGGACCCATGGGCTTCAGACCACTCA GTAGTGTCAGAAAGCGGACACCCAGTGAGGGCAGTCTAAAGCCCGAGTCTGAGCACGGACCTCCAGACAACTCCGAGATCATATTCCCTCCCATGCATCTAATGAA AATACTCAAGTCCGGCGATGAGATGTTGACCATCAGTGGATTCTTCTGTCACGGAGAAAACCTCTTCATTCAGATGGAAACAACAGCACCTCCACCCAGACGGAAAAAgcgaaaaaaaattggaatcaG GAAGCGGTTCAGTGGTAACACGCTCAATGTTCCCGCAGAGACCCAGGCCCTGTACACAGCCTCCAGTAGGGAGGGCGGGGATGAATACTCATCAGAGGCCTCGGAAATCGACACTCAGGGCACT gTTCCTGCCTGGATTAAGAATGAATTGAGATTTAGTGAACAAGAGTCAAAGGATGATGGTAATGAAGCCGATGATACAAGCGACCAATCAGATGATACGTTACATAGAAGGGTCGTCGACAGCTCCATGtctaatattcaaataaacaagAACTTGGCCCCAA atCCAGGAATTATAGAGATAAGCCCAAGAGACAAAAAGAAAGAACAGACAAATGAACCCAGTTCCACAAATACG TCCAAGTTGGTGAAGGTCCAGGATTTCTCGCGTCGCTCAATATCCACAAACAGCACGGAAAGCGAGATTGACTGCTCCACTGATAATGG GAGTAAAAAGGTTGGAGATTCTGTTGGACTCAGGAAAAGCTCTCAGCCCACAGCCAAGAAACCCCCACAAAACAGACTCCCTCCTGGACCCCAGCGGCCGGTCATCAGGGGCAAAGGTCAAACAAGAACAAGAGG AAATGACTTGTCTTGGAAAGAAAAACTGGCAGCTCGAGGCTTTGTCTCGGATGTCACAGtgaaaagaaaacaagaggcaCTGCAG AATGAGCTAGAAATCACGCGTGAGGAGAAGAAGAAGGCTGAGGAGAAGTTGAGGGAGATGGAGGAGGAACACAAGTATCAGCGAGAGATGGAGAAGAGAGAGCTGGAGCGGAGGGCACAG GAGAGAGAGAAGAACTTGGAGGCCCAGATACAGATGCTGAAGCAGCAGTTAGAGTCACACTGCTCCCAGCTACAGGACAACCAGAAGTTACTCACCTCTTTACAG AGTGAGCTAACTAAAGTGAAGGGCCGAAATCATTCCAACCCTGACAAAGACAGTCGTGTTTGTGCAGTCATGTGA
- the LOC128184484 gene encoding uncharacterized protein LOC128184484 isoform X3: MAQKEDGSHHASYDDLHMIHDLPPHERSPTHRETKSLHDLHLAVKNSEDKRVTEFLTSDESQIRAPSKGKTTKTDNVADSEFESTGVPLQIQDEAAVLGDVGGGHSNDSSQTEVGESPRLLLVSTKIRNSIYFRHSIKPSVIFVQYKYDSMTTDGILALVNQTLNERKVDSIALMMSCCGPNIQISGKDDKVASKDTVCENQQVKDFFLTLVTSHLNFDIDCPHIDFLACNAVLHPDGLAIIKELENLTKVKVTMSRDIAGNDSKQSSSENKINVGKLYFRMEKLRGLSGNNQQSLAGFEKIQTVGKGAYGAAVLYRKKDDDSLVILKEINMHDLNAAERQLALNEVSILAMLDHPNIISYYDSFEEDGVLMIEIEYADGGTLAQKLAAMATKDKNIEEKEVLQIFQQIVAAIRHIHELNILHRDLKTANIFLTKEGVVKVGDFGISKMLSSANKGANTVLGTPYYISPEMCEGKPYNDKSDIWALGCILYEMACLQKTFEGSNLPALVNKIMKGQFAPVKGNYSEEFKSLIMDMLKQDPDERPSANEIMYTRLPELLNRFEDPDTDEELSLSQGNVNDPKSKKKLRSVFFYFESCTASMTPIELPPKIKIRHAAVGEDHVIVVTTEKQVYSWGSGDKGQLGHGNTESKMKPELVQSLNGKSISRACCGEGFSIFASDNGIVLTCGDGTSGCLGHGDTLSCYRPRLIETLLSLDVIAISCGSKHVVVVGSEGEVLTWGCGADGRLGLGTEDNHCQPQELRIEEPVVIRDVFCGVDGTMFLTDVGSVYACGSNSDNKLGLNNRQGFIMAMKNIFTKTEVEGSNVPTPVRALARHRVLGISMGVCHTAVIVEPGHIYTFGKNSEGQLGIGDTKPSRAPVEVKAMLESVVNRVQCGNHYTVCSTTSNELYYWGLRNKTPVQTYLQDNDSKSSTTDSFVNNNDLRLESVTPRSGTTKASHSRQPSLTSVTSATSNKDSMHGSQSSVQGEIEREAVTLMKSPAHRRQTSIDSVASIASLTDSGLPSSTANTPQETTPQGPMGFRPLSSVRKRTPSEGSLKPESEHGPPDNSEIIFPPMHLMKILKSGDEMLTISGFFCHGENLFIQMETTAPPPRRKKRKKIGIRKRFSGNTLNVPAETQALYTASSREGGDEYSSEASEIDTQGTVPAWIKNELRFSEQESKDDGNEADDTSDQSDDTLHRRVVDSSMSNIQINKNLAPNPGIIEISPRDKKKEQTNEPSSTNTSKLVKVQDFSRRSISTNSTESEIDCSTDNGSKKVGDSVGLRKSSQPTAKKPPQNRLPPGPQRPVIRGKGQTRTRGNDLSWKEKLAARGFVSDVTVKRKQEALQNELEITREEKKKAEEKLREMEEEHKYQREMEKRELERRAQEREKNLEAQIQMLKQQLESHCSQLQDNQKLLTSLQSELTKVKGRNHSNPDKDSRVCAVM; encoded by the exons tctcCTActcacagagaaacaaagtccTTGCATGACCTGCATCTTGCTGTCAAAAACTCGGAGGACAAAAGAGTGACAGAATTTCTCACCTCTGATGAGTCACAAATCAGAGCTCCATCAAAGGGAAAGACCACCAAAACAGACAAT GTAGCTGACTCTGAATTTGAGAGCACAGGTGTTCCCCTTCAAATTCAGGATGAGGCTGCTGTACTGGGGGATGTTGGGGGAGGACATTCCAATGACTCCTCCCAGACTGAGGTCGGGGAATCCCCCAGGTTACTGCTAGTGTCCACCAAAATCAGGAACAGTATCTACTTTCGACACAGTATCAAGCCAAGTGTTATCTTTGTCCAGTACAAGTATGACTCCATGACAACAGATGGAATTCTGG CCCTTGTGAATCAGACTCTGAATGAAAGGAAAGTGGACAGCATTGCCCTGATGATGAGCTGCTGTGGTCCTAACATCCAGATCTCTGGCAAGGATGACAAA GTTGCCTCGAAGGACACGGTATGTGAGAACCAGCAGGTCAAGGACTTTTTCCTAACCTTGGTGACCTCCCACTTGAACTTTGACATTGACTGTCCACACATAGACTTCCTGGCTTGTAACGCTGTCCTTCATCCAGACGGTCTTGCTATCATCAAGGAGCTGGAAAACCTCACAAAA GTCAAGGTTACCATGTCTCGAGATATAGCAGGAAATGACAGCAAGCAGAGTAGCTCCGAGAACAAAAT TAATGTGGGAAAGTTATACTTTCGAATGGAGAAGCTGAGAGGTTTAAGTGGAAACAATCAACAGTCATTGGCAGGGTTTGAGAAAATTCAGACTGTAGGAAAAG gTGCCTATGGTGCAGCAGTACTGTACAGAAAGAAAGACGACGACTCACTGGTCATACTGAAGGAAATCAACATGCACGACCTGAACGCAGCGGAGCGACAGCTGGCGCTGAATGAG GTGTCCATTCTCGCCATGCTGGACCACCCAAACATCATCAGCTACTACGACAGTTTTGAGGAAGATGGAGTTCTCATGATTGAGATTGAGTATGCTGATGGAGG aactCTTGCTCAAAAGCTTGCTGCCATGGCAACCAAGGACAAGAACATAGAAGAGAAGGaggttttacaaatatttcagcAGATTGTGGCGGCCATTAGACACATTCATGAACTCAACATACTCCACAG AGACCTTAAAACGGCCAATATTTTCCTGACCAAAGAGGGAGTGGTGAAAGTTGGAGACTTTGGGATATCAAAGATGTTGAGCTCGGCAAACAAGGGAGCTAACACCGTGTTAGGAACCCCCTACTACATCAGTCCAGAAATG TGTGAAGGGAAGCCATACAATGATAAATCCGACATTTGGGCATTAGGCTGTATATTGTATGAAATGGCCTGTCTGCAGAAAACGTTTGAGGGATCTAATCTACCAGCTCTGGTCAACAAGATCATGAAG GGACAATTTGCACCTGTCAAAGGTAACTACAGTGAGGAGTTCAAGTCCCTGATCATGGATATGTTAAAACAAGACCCTGATGAGAGGCCGTCAGCCAATGAAATCATGTATACCAGGCTCCCTGAG CTGTTGAACAGGTTTGAGGATCCTGACACAGACGAAGAACTAAGTCTGTCCCAGGGAAATGTTAATGATCCAAAGTCCAAGAAAAAGCTCAG GTCTGTGTTTTTCTACTTTGAGAGCTGCACAGCTTCCATGACGCCAATAGAACTTCCTCCAAAGATTAAAATCCGACAT GCTGCAGTGGGTGAAGATCATGTGATTGTTGTCACCACAGAGAAACAAGTCTACTCTTGGGGGTCAGGGGACAAAGGTCAACTGGGTCACGGGAATACGGAGAGTAAAATGAAACCAGAGCTGGTTCAGTCGCTGAATGGCAAATCCATATCAAG GGCTTGCTGTGGGGAGGGTTTCAGTATATTTGCCAGTGACAATGGCATTGTTCTGACCTGTGGGGATGGGACCAGTGGTTGCCTTGGACATGGGGACACCCTCTCCTGTTACAGACCGCGCCTCATTGAGACCCTGCTCAG TTTGGATGTGATCGCTATCTCCTGTGGCAGTAAGCATGTCGTTGTGGTGGGCAGTGAGGGAGAGGTTCTGACCTGGGGGTGTGGGGCTGACGGACGTCTCGGGCTGGGCACCGAGGACAACCA CTGCCAGCCCCAGGAGCTGAGGATTGAGGAGCCAGTGGTGATCAGGGACGTATTCTGTGGGGTGGACGGTACTATGTTCCTGACGGACGTGGGGAGTGTGTATGCCTGCGGTAGTAATTCGGACAACAAACTCGGCCTCAACAACAGACAGGGCTTTATCATGGCCATGAAGAATATCTTCACTAAG ACAGAGGTCGAGGGGTCAAATGTCCCGACCCCGGTGAGGGCGTTGGCCAGACATCGAGTACTGGGGATTTCTATGGGAGTGTGTCACACCGCCGTCATTGTGGAGCCCGGTCACATCTATACCTTCGGTAAAAACAGTGAGGGTCAGCTGGGGATTGGTGACACAAAACCCTCGCGGGCCCCAGTGGAGGTCAAGGCCATGTTGGAGAGTGTGGTAAAC AGGGTACAGTGTGGGAACCATTACACAGTGTGTAGCACCACCTCCAACGAGCTGTATTACTGGGGACTCAGGAATAAGACTCCAGTACAGACATACTTACAGGACAATGACTCCAAGTCCAGCACCACCGACAGCTTTGTCAACAACAATGACCTTCGACTGGAGAGCGTGACCCCGAGGTCAGGGACCACCAAGGCCAGTCACTCCCGCCAGCCCAGCCTGACCAGTGTGACGAGCGCCACCAGTAATAAGGATTCCATGCACG GGTCCCAGTCATCAGTTCAAGGTGAAATTGAAAGGGAGGCTGTCACTCTGATGAAGAGCCCCGCCCACCGGCGTCAGACCAGTATAGACAGCGTGGCAAGCATAGCGAGTTTGACTGATAGCGGTCTCCCCAGCTCCACTGCCAACACCCCCCAGGAGACCACACCCCAGGGACCCATGGGCTTCAGACCACTCA GTAGTGTCAGAAAGCGGACACCCAGTGAGGGCAGTCTAAAGCCCGAGTCTGAGCACGGACCTCCAGACAACTCCGAGATCATATTCCCTCCCATGCATCTAATGAA AATACTCAAGTCCGGCGATGAGATGTTGACCATCAGTGGATTCTTCTGTCACGGAGAAAACCTCTTCATTCAGATGGAAACAACAGCACCTCCACCCAGACGGAAAAAgcgaaaaaaaattggaatcaG GAAGCGGTTCAGTGGTAACACGCTCAATGTTCCCGCAGAGACCCAGGCCCTGTACACAGCCTCCAGTAGGGAGGGCGGGGATGAATACTCATCAGAGGCCTCGGAAATCGACACTCAGGGCACT gTTCCTGCCTGGATTAAGAATGAATTGAGATTTAGTGAACAAGAGTCAAAGGATGATGGTAATGAAGCCGATGATACAAGCGACCAATCAGATGATACGTTACATAGAAGGGTCGTCGACAGCTCCATGtctaatattcaaataaacaagAACTTGGCCCCAA atCCAGGAATTATAGAGATAAGCCCAAGAGACAAAAAGAAAGAACAGACAAATGAACCCAGTTCCACAAATACG TCCAAGTTGGTGAAGGTCCAGGATTTCTCGCGTCGCTCAATATCCACAAACAGCACGGAAAGCGAGATTGACTGCTCCACTGATAATGG GAGTAAAAAGGTTGGAGATTCTGTTGGACTCAGGAAAAGCTCTCAGCCCACAGCCAAGAAACCCCCACAAAACAGACTCCCTCCTGGACCCCAGCGGCCGGTCATCAGGGGCAAAGGTCAAACAAGAACAAGAGG AAATGACTTGTCTTGGAAAGAAAAACTGGCAGCTCGAGGCTTTGTCTCGGATGTCACAGtgaaaagaaaacaagaggcaCTGCAG AATGAGCTAGAAATCACGCGTGAGGAGAAGAAGAAGGCTGAGGAGAAGTTGAGGGAGATGGAGGAGGAACACAAGTATCAGCGAGAGATGGAGAAGAGAGAGCTGGAGCGGAGGGCACAG GAGAGAGAGAAGAACTTGGAGGCCCAGATACAGATGCTGAAGCAGCAGTTAGAGTCACACTGCTCCCAGCTACAGGACAACCAGAAGTTACTCACCTCTTTACAG AGTGAGCTAACTAAAGTGAAGGGCCGAAATCATTCCAACCCTGACAAAGACAGTCGTGTTTGTGCAGTCATGTGA